One Pseudomonadota bacterium genomic window, AAAGATAACCGTTCTGCCTTTTCTGATCATGTTCAGATTTTTATGGATAATCCGCTCCGATTCGTAATCCAGAGCGCTTGTTGCCTCGTCAAAAATAAGTATGTTCGGGTTTGTAATAAGCGCTCTTGCAATGGCAATCCGCTGCTTCTGGCCGCCCGACAAGGATGTTCCACGCTCTTCAACATAGGTATCGTAGCCTGTGGGCATTTCCGATATAAAATCGTGGGCTCCTGCGGCCCGGGCTGCCTGGATTATACGTTCCATATCCGCATCAGGCGATGCCATAGCTATATTTTCTTTAATTGTTCCGCTAAACAAAAAACATTCCTGCAATACTATTCCTGTTCTGTACCTTAAAAAAAGCGGATCAAGATGTTTTATATCAACGCCATCAATCAAAATCGAACCTTCCACAGGCAGATAAAGTCTTTGAATAAGCTTTGCAATCGTACTTTTACCGGAGCCGCTTCGGCCCACAATGCCTACCATCATGCCTGGATTGATATTAAAATTTATTCGATCAAGTACAAGCGGACCATCTGTTGCATAACGAAAGGATACTTCCTTTGCAGTAATGCCTCCTTTTAGCTGCTTGACCGTAATCGCTCCGCCCACAACTTCCGGGGGCGTATTTATAATATCCCCGATTCTGTCCAGCGAAAGCTTTGCTTGCTGAAAGTCCTGCCACATCTGAACAAGACGCAGTATCGGTCCGCTCAACTGCGATCCGAACATCTGAAAAGCAATAAGCTGACCCACGCTGAGTCTGCCGTCAAAGACCAGGCCAACTCCGAAATAGATTACAGCCAGTGTCATCGTCTTTTGAAGCATCTGCGAAAGAGTAACTGCGACATTACCCACATTGGAAAGTTTAAATGCCGAGAATATATAATCGCCCAGTTTGTTTTCCCAGTCCTTTATCATTTTGCCTTCAATCGCCAAAGACTTTATGGTCTGGACGCCGGTGATCGATTCAACCAGAAAAGACTGTGAGGCAGCGCCTTTCTGGAATTTATCTTCAAGTTTTGCCTTGATCATCGGAGTTGCTATAATGGAGATCAGAGCAATGGCAGCTACAAACGAAAGTACGATTAAAGTCAGATAGACGCTGTAGATAGCCATGATTACGACAAACAAGACTGAAAAAACGGTATCAAGGAGTACTGTAAGCGATATATTCGTCATAAACTGTCTTAAATTCTCAAGCTCACGAACCCTGGCTATTATATTTCCAACTTTTCTAACCTCAAAATATCGAAACGGCAAAGATAAAAGGTGCCGGTATACTTTTGCTCCTAGACTTGCATCGATTTTATTTGCCGTGTGGTATAAAAGATAATTTCGCATTAGGTTTAATATGGTATCGAACAAAAGAATAATCATAAAAGCGCCGGCCACAACTTTTAAAGTAGTCAAAGCGTGATGGGCAAGTACTTTATCGATGATAACCTGAATAAAAAGCGGGGTAACAAGGCCAAATGTCTGTATAAATAAGGATGAAAGAATAACAGCTGAAAAAACGGGCCGGTGCTTGAAAAACTCCTTGAAAAGCCATTTGATATTAAGATAAAATTCGGTTTTGGTAAATCTAGGATATACTACGATTGCTTCATTGTTCCAGAAAGAATCGAAGTCTTCAGCATTCATCTCCTTCATTTTTTTCTCAACGCAGTCAAAAACGAAAAACTTATCATCTTTTTTGCCCGCAAGGACATGGTAATTTCCATCCTGTGAAATAATTATAGATGGTGTTGGGTACTTTAAAAGCTCATCGGTGGATTTAAGTTTTTTATACCTTGCACGTATACTGTGATCTTTTAGTATCCTCAATATTTCTTCAGGCTTCAGCTCTTCTTCAACAAAATAGCGCCTTTTTACAGCCTGCATATCGATTACTACAGAATGAATTTTCGATACTACTTCAATACTTGTAAGCCCGGTTTCCATAATACTCACTAATAAATTGTTTATAATCCGTTTCCAGTGCAAGCCGCTTTTCATATATGGCAACAGCATGTTGTGCAATCTTCAAATCACGCAAAACTGCAAGAGCATCTTTTTCCACTTCCATGATATCTATCATGCTTCTTTCCCCAAAACCGTTTGCCATTTTAGTGATATCTAAAATTTTACTATACCTGTCATATAGTTTCTTGTAATGCTCCAGGGATTTTGACAGTTCTACATACCCGGCATACAGCGTTTTGATATCCCGGCCCTTTTCCTCAATAACCGCTTTAATGGTTTCTTCCTGTCTTCTTAGTTCAAAAATGCTTTTCTTGCGCTCCCAGTTTCTCACACCACCGTCAAAAAGTGGAAGGCTAATCAGGATTCCTGCCGAATATGAAGTTTCCCGGATATCCCGCATAGAGCCTTCAAGATTATCCGGGTCGTTGCCATAATAGTCATAGCGCCCGTAAAGTGAAATATCAGGCAAGTAATTGTTCGCATCTGCTTTCTCTTTAAGTCTTAAGGCTTCAAGCTCAACCATGCGTGCCTTGTATTCCGGTGTATTTTCAATAAGCTTAGTAAATGATACAATCTGCATTCTGCTATCAGAAGCCAGTAATTCAAATTCCAGTTCATTACTGTAATCCATACCAATATAGCTTCTCAAACGCTCAAGATTCTCATTTAGTTCCTTCTTCAGAGAAGATATTTGCCGTTTTGTATCAGCAATTTCCGCTTCCGCCTTCAGGACATCTTCGTAAGCTGTCTGACCACCGGCAAAGGCATTTTCCTTTAAGTTCAGAATACTTTGCAAAAGCTTTAAGGTCTTTTCAGCATAACCTATTTTGATCTTTCCTTCAGCTGCTGCACTATAAGCATCAGTCAGCTCTAAAAGCAGCTTTTTGGTTTCTATATCGCAATCATAATAACTCGCATCTTTTAATTTTTCATAATAACCAACTTCAAATCTCTTTTTGTACCAATGCGAAAGATAGTACTGACCCCACAGGTACATGCTTGATCTCCATGCGTTTGTTTCACCGCCGATTATTTCGTTTGAGATGGATTTGATTCCCTGATTATTATTCTTATCGAGATTTTCGTATTTTTCAAAGCGGCTGTTTGCAGTAATTTCCGGATACAAGCCTGCAAAGTTCTGGCGGTATGTTGCGTTCGAAATATTAATTTCTTCAATCTTAACTCTGATACGTGCAGAATTGTTCAAGGTATTTTTAACGGCATCATGATAGGTAAGCATTTCTGCTCTTGATAAGGAAATATTTGATATAATCAGCAGCAAAGCCGGTAGTAAATAACGAACAAAAAAAAAGACCTTTAAAGGACGAGCGAATTTGACCAATTATTTCCCCCACAACCCAAATATCAAAAAGTAGGGCAGCATTTCACATGCCGCCACGATATGGCACAATATATTGTTTAAACTTCATCTTTCGTTACGCCACAAACATCATTCGGCGGGGTATAAAACCCCGCCCTACGTTTCATTCTCCCGTAGGGCGGGGTTTTATACCCCGCCAATCCCACCTGTAGGGCGGTATTTTATATGCCGCCACGCATATCCTATAAATTAAATTCCAATGATCCTGCATATGGATAATTGCCAAACCTTATTTCTATTCCTGC contains:
- a CDS encoding type I secretion system permease/ATPase, producing the protein METGLTSIEVVSKIHSVVIDMQAVKRRYFVEEELKPEEILRILKDHSIRARYKKLKSTDELLKYPTPSIIISQDGNYHVLAGKKDDKFFVFDCVEKKMKEMNAEDFDSFWNNEAIVVYPRFTKTEFYLNIKWLFKEFFKHRPVFSAVILSSLFIQTFGLVTPLFIQVIIDKVLAHHALTTLKVVAGAFMIILLFDTILNLMRNYLLYHTANKIDASLGAKVYRHLLSLPFRYFEVRKVGNIIARVRELENLRQFMTNISLTVLLDTVFSVLFVVIMAIYSVYLTLIVLSFVAAIALISIIATPMIKAKLEDKFQKGAASQSFLVESITGVQTIKSLAIEGKMIKDWENKLGDYIFSAFKLSNVGNVAVTLSQMLQKTMTLAVIYFGVGLVFDGRLSVGQLIAFQMFGSQLSGPILRLVQMWQDFQQAKLSLDRIGDIINTPPEVVGGAITVKQLKGGITAKEVSFRYATDGPLVLDRINFNINPGMMVGIVGRSGSGKSTIAKLIQRLYLPVEGSILIDGVDIKHLDPLFLRYRTGIVLQECFLFSGTIKENIAMASPDADMERIIQAARAAGAHDFISEMPTGYDTYVEERGTSLSGGQKQRIAIARALITNPNILIFDEATSALDYESERIIHKNLNMIRKGRTVIFIAHRLSVMRDCELIIVLDKGKIVETGNQESLMRQNGLYAYLYKQQEENRL
- a CDS encoding TolC family protein, with protein sequence MVKFARPLKVFFFVRYLLPALLLIISNISLSRAEMLTYHDAVKNTLNNSARIRVKIEEINISNATYRQNFAGLYPEITANSRFEKYENLDKNNNQGIKSISNEIIGGETNAWRSSMYLWGQYYLSHWYKKRFEVGYYEKLKDASYYDCDIETKKLLLELTDAYSAAAEGKIKIGYAEKTLKLLQSILNLKENAFAGGQTAYEDVLKAEAEIADTKRQISSLKKELNENLERLRSYIGMDYSNELEFELLASDSRMQIVSFTKLIENTPEYKARMVELEALRLKEKADANNYLPDISLYGRYDYYGNDPDNLEGSMRDIRETSYSAGILISLPLFDGGVRNWERKKSIFELRRQEETIKAVIEEKGRDIKTLYAGYVELSKSLEHYKKLYDRYSKILDITKMANGFGERSMIDIMEVEKDALAVLRDLKIAQHAVAIYEKRLALETDYKQFISEYYGNRAYKY